ATGGCATAatttgatatatatgtgtatctgcATAGTTGTATACATGTACCATATATATTTCTGTACAGTGGCAGACATCtcgagggtggggggaggaaagtgaacatatataattttattgtctatttGAAAGTAACAGCAAGTTTTAAAGTGTAGATTTACCATTTTGTGTGCCTTATTAAATTACTAATTAGTGAGGTTAATAGTGGTTTAAGGATGCATAATTGGGGAGAAAAtagtcaaaattaaataaaactgagCAGTTGTATGACACCTATTCTGTGTcatgtactaaatatatatggTCTCATCTTCATGAGAACCCTAGGAGTTAGGTGCTAGTATTaggctcattttagagataaactgaggaaaacagaggtcCTGCAAATTGATTAGCAAGTTTCTGAGATGggaagatgttaggttcttactaagtgctaatgagataatgagattttAGGTTCTTACTAATTTATGTTGCCAACCAGTGCCTTTGAGAAACTGCCAGACAGAAGAAGAGTAACATAAACAGAGGATATGCTCAAATTAGAAAATGACCTTAGCATTTCAATGAATGGCATTTCAAGTCCATTTTTGTGGAAAGGCTGTAGATTTCCATGACGATTTCATGATGGCTTCTATTGTGCATCGATAGGGACCATGGTTTTCAGGCAGCCACCCCTCACTGCTGCAAGAATGGAAAGCCAGACAACATCTAGATATAGTGGCTGCTGGTTTGATGAGATGTAATTACTAGGTAATCCAAGAATGAGAGGACAGCTCTGGTACAGTCAGAGACTGCTAATGGGGGTCTTTTAATACCTGTAGTCATTTGTACATGACTGGTCAACCTTCCTGGGATTTTGGAAGCAATTTAATGTCAAGTTGAGAAACTGAAAGAAGATGTTGTACTTAGAAGCCCTCAGAGTTTGATGTAATCACTGCATGTTCTCATAAAGCTGTGTATTTCTGATCATGGTAGTTTGCAATTACTGCAGAAAGATAGTTGTTAAGGTAAATTGATGCATATGCATGTACCAGAGGACAATTTACCACTTGTGCCACAGGTGGCACTGATTAATTTTGGGGTTAAATCCCTTTGgtggatttctttttaaaattatgtttgttAAAAGGATAAGTAGGAGAATATGATgataactgttttttaaaaaataagtaatgtgtacatcaaaaaaaaaaaggaatgtataagaacaaaatcattttccctttagataaaatataaaaaagccaACACATAAAAAACATTAGTATTAGTATTCTGAATGTGACTCAGATaatgtaatagaaagaaaaataaaattgatagtcATCAccagaaagtgatggaaaaattgACAGTGGAGTTAATTTGTCAAGTACCATAGGCAGAGAATGCCCATTCATAGTGGGTAAATTTCTGTCTCAGATGCTGGGATTTGGGTCAAGTTACTCAACTGTTCTGAGCTGATGACCAGAGCTGTGCACCAAAGGAGAAGGAAGTCCCTTTGTGTATTGTCCCAGGTTTACTGTGAGGATCCAATATATTTGTCCATGCAAGTTCATTAGAAATTAAATCATCCTTGGCATTCGCTCTaatgggatttttaaaagtgattgATTGTGCCCAGTTAGGATTTTTCTCTTTAACTGGAGTTTTAGAAAATAACTTAGTTTCTGTTCTATGATAGAGGGAAGAGGATAgaaatgtgtgtgtctgtgtgagcaCATGCCtttatgcgtgtgtgtgtgtgtgtgtgtgtgtgtagggtctgtatttgtttgtttgtttttttttttttttcctccagaaagagaattcaGACTAGAAATAAAGGAATGTATTGTAGAAAAAAGCTTTTCTGTGGTAGAAAGTCTCAAGTTAAGATTCATCAGTGATggcttgttaggattacaaggtgagaactcaggttgtctggacagtgacaaggtgagaactcaggttatctATGGCTCTGCTAATTTCATTTTGAAAGATATCtgtgataaatataaaaagaaaatccatattggagagaaaccttatgaatgtaaccagtgtggaaaagTTTTTGCAGAAAGGGGAGCTCTTActacacatcagagaatccagACTAGAgggaaaccttataaatgtagtCAGTGTAGAAAGACTTTTGCAAAAAGGGAATCTCttgctgtacatcagagaattcacactggagagaaaccttatgaatgtaaccaatgggGAAAGGCTTTTAGAAGAAAGTGAATGCTTATTGAACATAGAGAATCCACCCTGGAGGGAAAACTTAGAGATGTAACCAACATGGAAAGACTTTTTACAATAGAGGGAGGTCTTAagtgtacatcagagaatccataatGGAGACAAATCTAATGTGAAGAAACTTATTCAGAAGGGTTATCTTTCTttgcatcagagaatccacactggagagaaaccttatggatgtaaccagtgtggaaagacttttgtGTGTATTTATTCCCACAAACTGAGCTTTTATGTCAGGGTAGCTCCTAGAAGCCTCCTGTAGCCACAGTTCTCATAACCCTGTTTTTTCCTCACTCACCTAGAGGGCAACTCCTCAGGCCTTCTGGGTGTAGCATCCAAGGTGCTTCTCTTTGCTCAAAATTATATCACACCTTTTCTGGGAGCTGAAATGCTTGGGCATGGAAAACAGGGATGAAGAAGGAGAGAAGCCTGAAATTTAATTCTCTTTAGGGAATGGGGTGAGCTTTCAGAGGTGCTCCATTTTGAGGTTCACCCCAGTATATGCAAACATATGAGTCTATGGCCATCCTTTTGTCCTTGTAATGCTTGGAACTCATGATAGGATTTGCCACATCATCCTGCTGTACAACTTGTTCTGAGAAAGGGACCAAcacttcccctctttctcccctcctatATGTTAGCTTCCAATGAAGCAGGATCTTCCAAGCCCATTTCTGGGTAAAAAAAACGGTTATTGGGCCTAAGCAGACTCAAGCTCCTCCTCAAGGCTTCCACCAGCCCCTTCCTTCTCAGCCTCAGCTCCTCTGTCTGAGTAGAAAGATTGCTCAGATAAAACTGCAGGCCAGACTAAGCCAACGAAATGGATCCTCTACTCTGAGGAACTGGGTATAAATTGTTCTTGGGAAAATTGGGATGCTAGTCGTCAATGTAACTGTAAATCCAGATTGGATTGTACTGATTCTGGCATTGTGTTTATGAGTTTTGAGCCTGTACAAGCAGCCCTGACCCTGAGGTAAAATACTCTAAAGTACAGCATTAAAGCAATATGAGGAAGAAATTATTACTAATGAGAATTACTCTATCCTAATCTTGTTGAGCTAAATCTTAGCCAGAAGAAAAGAAGCCGGAGAGATGGGTTCTCTGGGAAAGAAGGCAGAGGGATCTTAGCTCTTTGGGAAGAAGACATAGGGATAGCAGTCCcaggaaagaaagtaaagagcTCCATGAGGGAACGCAGAAAAATTTTAGCTTGAAGAAAATACAGAGAGATAGAAGctgtaagagagaaggaaaagagttgACATAGAAGGaattaatagataattttaagaaaataagaaggGGTGAAGAAGAATCTCAAGTTATTGAGTCTATGGAAAGAACACAAGTAATACAGAGACACATTTTACTTATtatgaaaaggaggaggaagaaaaaaaaaggggaggaaaaattaAAGGGAAGATAAATTAAAGAAGGTATTAGTTTTGAATGGGAGTGattgaagtatttctcagtattgtcacatgatccctgttcctAGAATTTTGGTACCTTGAGAAGTCATTTGTTCTCTGGAGTTATGGACTTTGAACCTGGAGATgcaggaagttgcaggaagtgacgagacctgtgggaggcagccagcattagtgatcattggtcaaggatggttacatcctcttagtctatccaatgagaaggctcaagtcttttgcttttaaaccctggacaagccagaagCAAGTCAGGTTCCAGGCCCACAAGGTGGGAATTGGGATTGCTCTCAGGTGTGTCTGGGcttctccctgcagggattaaataatgCTTTCCTCTTTGTACCtaatgatgtctctgattagttaactCATTAGTTAAACTCTGATTAGTTAACTGGATTAGGAAGGGGGTCTTGCACCTGACCTGTCCCACACAattttaagtaaaacaaattcaaagCATTTACAAGAATAAACAACTTCTTTTTAAGGTGGCAAAATGAATTTCTGGAATTAACCCAAAATGGGAAAATGGATGAACAAATAAGGACTAGAAATGGATGGATGGTGCAGAATGAGAAATAGTTTCTAGGACATAGGCTGTAGAGAGCCATTATTGAATGGATCTATGAACAGATGTGATCCAGTCCAGTTACTACTTGGGACTTGTTAGGTCTCTCTGTTAGGGCAAAGCAATGAAAATTATTGGCTTatcatttctaataattttaaaggaatatttcatAAAATCAAGATAATCTTGATGGCCAATGGCTGCAACAGGAAGAAGGCATTTTAACTTTACTATGTACCTTTAACCATGAATTAAAGTCAGACTTGAAGTAAATACATTAGTATGACAATTTCTTCCATTTACTACTCTGTTTTGGCAAGTACTTTGGTATTGATAACATCAcaactatttacaattctgttgaGGTTGATGAGCATCACAACTAGGCTATTTGCAATTCTGTGTTGATAAGCATCTTGGAATTGATAGTTAAGGTGGATACTGAAGTGTCTGACCTAATGAATGTTATACTAATGTTGTGAGTGAAATATTACAAATGGGGTGATCCTAGGGAAGACCTTAGTACACATCGtgttaacattttttaattttctttttttttttgtctttttttataatagcctcccccccaaaaaatacatgcaatcattgttttccacattcacccttgcaatacctgctttccaaatttttttccctccctccttcacctCCCACATCTTCTAGACTTCAAGCAATTCCATACAGGcaaaacaagtgcaattcttccaaCCACATTTCCCCATGTAGCATGCTAcccaagaaaatcagatcaaaaatgagaaaaggaaaaaattaaggaagcaAACAAtgagaaaaggtgaaaatcctatcttaggatccatattcagtccccatagtcctttttctgggtacagatggcgcTCTCCATCCCAAGGCTATTGAAAGTGGTGTGAATCACCTCACTGGCCTTAAATGTGTATTAGCTGTGAGACCGGGAATCCATTCCTTGACATTTGTCTCAACTTATGAGAACTGATGATAAGGACTTTTGGAGTGACTGAGCCAAGTggtaagagacagacagacagacacacatacacacacacacacacacacacacacacacacagaggaagagagagacagggagaagaaaaaaagagaaagagagagatagggacagggagagaaagagagcgacatacacacagacaaagacaagaagaaaggaagaggaagacagggaaggagagagagaggagaggatggggagaagcagagacagtgacagagaaatacagggacagggacagagagaaagaagaagggaaggaagcaggaaggggagaggagaaaggagagaaagtgagagacagagtcagagagatagagagaagacaATGCTTGTGGGCTCCTCTCCACAAACTCCTAAGGGATCTGGACAATGCAACTGAActgtgagagagaaacagaaaatgcaGAGTTCTTGGTCCACCTTGTGgcagaggaaaaaggggaagtCTGAAGCATTTAGAGAAAAATCTAAGGAGGAAGACCCGGCATTGGTGCCATTGGAGGCAGTGTTCCAGGGCAAGAATGCTCCCAGCAACATTAGGAAATTGCCCCAGGATGGCTGCCAAAGGCAATTTCCACCCAGGCTCTGATCAGAAGCCCAGAGCCAAGACAATTTATGAGAAGCAGAGGGATTCCTGGAGAGGGAAGCTCtgggaaggaagccaggaagttcAGAAGCCTGCAGAAGCAGGGGGGCGGCCGAAACCTTGGCCCGTGGCAAGGTCCAGCTTCCAATGTCCAGCCCAGCCCGAAGTAAGGTAACTAGGGTGGCAATCTGAGGAAAGGTACCCTACACTCTCGCCTCTCTGAGCCAGCTGGCAGAGCTCCTCAGGTGGTCAGCAGGGACAGAGTCCAGCTCTGGAATACTCACACCCAGCTCAGAAAGGAGTTCTCAGCAGGAGGTCAGGGACCTGATTTTGCCCTGGATCAGACCACTTTGAATGTGGGCCTTTCTCCTGCCCTGGTCCTCTAAAAAAACAATACTACCCCAAGAAAGCTGCAACATGGCCGGCCTAGACAACAGGGCTCAGCTCTACTTTCCTGTCTGAAATCAAGAAATCAGCTCAAAgaatggagggggggaggagagaatctGGCCACCCTGAGGCCCTGTGCTGGCTGACACACTAGGGATAGAAATACACAAAAAAATGACTTCTCTCCACACACTAGCTCAGAAGGACACAGCCTGGGCAAAAATCCACCCAGAATTCCTGGCAATATAGGAGTGAGAGTTCACTGTATTTTTGAGTGGAATCGGAGTgctgggaggaagggggaggggaagaaatagaaaagaaacacatgttgtaaaagaaagaattaaggagGGCCGCCAACTATCAGGCAACCTAATACTCCAGGACGGAATCAGAAACATTTGTAGTGCTGTTAGTACCGGACTCAATTTCATGCTAATTTTTGGAAAGAAATGACTCGCAAATAAGGTATTGCCGTCTTCCTAGACCATCTTCAGTTTCCATGGAAATGGTTGGGATTGCTGATGGTTGGTTTGAGGATGGCCTACACTTACCTGAGGAGGAGGTCTTGATGAGGTATAGATTtagggtacccaaatgaaattgagTTCTAGtagcaggtttggggttcagggagtcaaatggagctgcCCTGAAACCCCTcaggatttggtgcaaggataaggaattaaatgaggtctagtggtggcaccAAGAGTCCCCTGTAGAgaaatttacaggcccgaaaacctagattgataaaagaggtttattatggggtttagaagtaaggttaaagtctagttagtaaaagatgttaagtaaagagaagaggacaCCGGAAACAATATTgtagtgggcagagatccttggcatgccaggcataaaGATAACATGTttcgaccctctgcaaagagaggactccagcttggctgttttataatgagagatttagctaaaggggcccatgggtgatctgatgctgagtgaaatgagtaagaccaggagattgttgtatacttccacaacaatactatatgatgatcaattctgatggacgtggccctcttcaacaatgagaagaaccaactcagttccaattgagcagtaatgaactgaatcagttacacccagtgaaagaatctgggagatgagtatgaactaCTACATGGAATTCCTAGTCCCTCtgtttgtctgcctgcattttgatttccttcgcaggctaattgtacactatttcaaagtctgattctttttgtacagcaaaacaactatttggacatgtatatatatctatatctatatattgtatttagtttatactttaacatatttaacatgtattggtcaacctgccatctgggggagggagtgaggagaagaaggggaaaaattagaacaaaaggtttggcaattgtcaacattgtaaaattactcatgcatatatctggtaagtaaaaactattaaatttttaaaaaggggaggggagggcccatgggtggagtctcaagttggctcagattcagtgggggctgggacaagccctaTTGGGATCctaaagggatgcttttgactaggatttgtgaatcaaaggtcctagcttctggaattgataatgcatcagctaagaggagttgggaatcagaaaggaataaatcaatctgaaaggactagtttcttaaagggaccacaacccgcttCAGTCTGAGGCTCCCAGGACCCATTCCCTCTGTCTCCAGGCTGTGTGAGTGAAGGGCTGACTTAAGGGATAAGGTGGTCCTAGAAGTAACCAGTAACTGAACTTGGCCTGGATTAGGTGTGAGTAGTGAAAGATAGGGAGCTCAGAATCAGCCTGAGCTGCTAAATTTGGGTGACTGGAAGAGGGCTGGCATCCTAAAGTAAGGAAATTGGGGGGGGGCTGATTTTGAGGAGAGGTGATAGGGACATGGTAAGTCCATGATGTCTGCTGGGGATCTAACTCAAAATGTCACCctaagtatttaaatatttgctAGAGAACATTAAGCTTCATCCCATAAATTTCTGGCATGCtgtctcttttccatttttaaaaatgaatttttttcctgatttgttctttgatctatTGTtgtcaattaatttctttaatggcATTACTCCTTACCCTCcccacacatttttttttttacaatcatatgtacaaatagttttcaacacaactttttgtaagatttatgttccagatttttcacCCTCTTCCTATTCCCTTCCCCAAGaaaacaagcaatctaatataggttatacatggacAAACATGTTaagcatattttcacattagtcatattgtaaaagaggaatcagaacaaaaggagaaataaatgtgaaaggaaaaaaatgaaaaaaaaaatcaaagtgaaaaTAGTTATGTTCATGGTATATTCAGACTCTATAGCTCTTCCTCTGGATGTGGACATCATTTTTGCAATATGAATCTTAGAATTGTCTCAGATCACTGTTTTGCTTAGAATAGCAAAGCATATCAAAGCTGATCATCTCCACAACAGTGCTGTTACTGCGCACAATGTTCTTGTGGTtccagcatcagttcctgtaaggctttccaagtttttctgaaatctgtctttgttctcaaagagcccTGATGCTATCAGAGGCTCATGTTTTGCTTTACAAGtgagttagatttaagtgaggcagaactctGCAGTCACCAGACTCACTCTGTCCTTCAATCAGCCCAGGGGCAAAAGATAGACCCAGACAATTGGTGAAAGCCCCCATTTCTGCCTAATGTATAAACCTATTGAGAATGACAGATTGCAGGCTCTCAGAGTTTTTCCATTGATAgcataaagagatcataaaattaaaagattttacaAGCTAACTTGTAGTCCAGTTGGTATCATCTTTGGCAATTGCCTCTCCAATTGTGTTGATCTGATCAAAGCATTTTCTGAAATTTCTTGCTGTCCTTTGTTGGGATAGTTGACATTGCTCATAGTTCACATGAAAGAATTGTAGAACAAGGGAAGATGAGGTAGACACATGGAAAGGAAGAGCCCTGATAGGGGGATAGCCAAAACAAGTGCCCTTCAGATGATAGGAGAAAGTAAGGAAGGACTCCATCATATTGGATGGATCTTTTGTGAATTTATGTGAAACACAGGCAAGAAATACACAGGATGGACACAGACATGAATCTCCATGGTTGCAAGGAAGAAATCACTGGTCTTTGAGGGAGTCTCTGATGTTTGGGTTTTGTTCCCTTCAATCCATATCCTCATGCTTCTCTAAATTCTTCCTATCCAGTTTTTCATGTCACATTATTCAAATATGTTCatcaccacaatttgtttagacatTCTCCAAGTAAACAAcacctattttgtttcttttttgcacttgtattttgttttgctaccaaaaactaaagtaaaaaaaaaaagccactatgattattttaatttggcTAGACCCTTTGTTTCCCTCACTTCCTTAGAATTCAAGCCTTGCAGCAGAGTCTCTGTGTCACAAAGTCTGCATATTTAATCGCCTTTCAATAAATCCTaataccaaatggcttttaaGAAGTTGGACCAATTTATAACTACATATAATGTATTACTGTACTTCTAATTCTATAATCCCCCCCCCAACACTTTCCAGCTTTTAGGGTTATCTCTGCCAATTTAATCAGATATAAAGTGAAACCTCAGATTGGAAACCTTTCATTCTTAAAAGGATcttaataaaacatattttctgcCTAAACAACTATGGCAAGAAATCTGTTTCATGAGCTGCATAGATTGATTTATTTAGGAATGATGTGCAAGTTTCCTAATTGACAAAGCACTAGATTGAGACTTTCCCATATCGTAGTGTCTCCCAAATGCCAATCATACCCAAAAAGCTTAGTGATGTCACTTGAATTATTATCCCTAATCTGAACCTGAGGACCCAGGAATGTGGCATTGAAGGGTAGGGTTCATCTTCAAGCTCTTCTGGAGCTTCTcaaaggatttagagctggaagagacccaaTCCTAACCTGAATCACCATTAAAGTTAAATTACTTTTGTCAAGACCACAGAAGTAGAGAACGAGAGAACCAGAATTTTAACCAtgtcctcttgactccaaatctagtgatCTTTTTATTCCATCAGAATGCCTTTCAAATAGGtgaccagaaggaaaaaaagtctcCAATATGACTAAGAGGCTTTCTGCTATCCACAGaaatctttaattatttcttcctaTAGGGTTATAGCAAGAGAAAATTAAGTATGGAAGGCAGCAGCAACACATCATCTTCTCCCAaagttttctccccttttctgcttattttaataactttaagaACTGGCAATAACCAATCAGATTTTTATATCAAACCTTTTCCATATTCTTTACATTCATTAGAtttctccccagtgtggattctccGATGTCCAGTAAGAGCTGCCCTTtttgtaaaagccttttcacactggttacatttataaggtttctctccaatgTGGAGTCTCTGATGTCGAGTAAGACTTACCCTTTgtttaaaagcctttccacactggttacatttataaggtttctcacCAGTATGGACTCTCTGATGTATAATAAGACatcctttttttctaaaagtctttccacattggttacattcataaggtttctcgccagtgtggattctctgatgtatagAAAGACTAGACttataaagaaaagttttttcacactggttacatttataaggtttctctccagtatggactCTTTGATGTACAGCAAGACTAGacttataaataaaagttttttcacactggttacattcataaggactttccccagtgtggattctttgatgtACAATAAGACCTCTCCTTtttctaaaagtctttccacactggttacatgtataaggtttctctccagtgtgtaTTTCCTGATGTAAAATAAGATATTCCTTTTtcctaaaagtctttccacactggttacatgtataaggtttctctccagtgtggattctctgatgtacaataagagcttcttttttcctaaaactctttccacactggttacatttgtaaggcttctccccagtgtggattctctgatgtacaataagagtATCCTTTTTCCTAAAACTCTTTCCACAATGGTTACATTTGTAAGGCTTCTccccagtgtgaattctctgatgtacaagaagatttcccctttctctaaaagccttcccacattggttacatttgtAAGATTTCTCTCCcgtgtggattttctgatgtcCAGTAAGAGCTCCCCTTTCTGCAAAAGCCTTTCCACAcaggttacattcataaggtttctctccagtgtggattctctgatgtccagTAAGAGCTCCCCTTTCTgcaaaagcctttccacattggttacatttgtagggtttctctccagtatggattctctcaTGTTTAGTAAGAACTCTCTTttgtgtaaaagcctttccacacaggttacattcataaggtttctctccagtgtggatccTCTGATGAACAAtaacagtttccttttttttataagcctttccacattggttacatttataaggtttttctccagtgtaaATTCTCTGTAAATGTCTAGGAAGAGCTGCCCTTTCTCTGAAAGTTTTTCCACTTTGGTTATGCTCATAAGATTTCTCACTAACGAGGATTTTCTCATGTGTATCACAGATCTCTTTCCAAATGAAGTTAGCAGGACCATGACTGATGAATCTTGGTTTGAGAATTCCTTCCACAAAAAGGCTTAGCTCTGCTGtcctttcctttgtttcaagtctaatctctctttctgtggggggaaaaagacaacaaagaacaaaacaaatatagACATTATTTGCATGTGCATGCATCTGCTCTttccccaccacacacacacatatcctattcaaatctggtctgagacacttaatactccTGTATtaagctgggtgaccctgggcaagtcacttaaccccaattagtTGGTTAATTACTgcagcaaaaaagagaaaatgttcctcaaaaagaaaactgagtAAGTAAATCAATCTGTAGTACAGAAGTGTAGAGTATGATACTGTACCTCTTAGTCCTTTCACAAGCACCTTGAAGTATCAAGACACTGATCCAAGGGATTTGATCCAAACATTTGTCAGTCCTACCTTATCCTGCATACATCTACCTTAACAACTATCTTTCTGCAGTGATTTCAAACTACCATGATCAGAAATACACAGCTTTATAGATTATGCAGTGAATACATCAAATTCTGAGGGCTTCTAAGTGCAACACATTCTTTCAGTTTCTCAACCTGACATTAAATTGCTTCCAAAATACCAGGAAGGTTGGCCAGCCATGTATACATGGCCACAGGTGTAAAAAGACCCCCCAGTGGCAGTCTATGACTGTACCAGAGCTGTTCTTTAATTCCTGGATTATCTAGTAATCACAGCTCATCAAACCAGTAACCACAGATCTAGATGTCATCTGGCTTTCCATTCTTGCAGCAGTGATGGCAGGCTACCTGAAAACCATGGTCCCTAGCAATACAGAGTAGAAGCCATCGTGAAATTGTCATGGAAGGCTACAACCTTCCTACAAAAATGTACCTTGAAATGCAATTCATTGAAATGCTTAGGTCATTTTCTAATTTGAGCATATCCTCTGTTTATGTTATTCTTCTATCTGGCAGTTTCTCAAACTCATTAGTTGGCAACATGGCTTGGTCAGTGATAATGTAGCCACTTTACcagtggtagaaaaaaaaaaccaaaataatatcTGAAGAAATTCTACCCTTTTAAAGGttgttttatatattaaatattagtagaaaaaaacccaaaaagcaaAATTTGCAATTGACCTTTGAATGCATTTATTAATGAAGTATTTGTCATGAGTCAATAGTAATAtaaatctttttaataataattagcaaatACTTTTGACtggttagaatttttaaaaatgaaatcccaGCTCTCAATGAGATTTGtttaattcttctgttttccaCATGTGACCATTTTCATCATATCTGTTTCAGAATCAGAATAGAGCTGGGGGGCCAGTGAAAAAATTGTGGATAGGGCCTGAAATCTGTAAAACGTGAGTTTTTAATACTATCTTAGAAACTTGCTATCAGCAGTCTCATGAGGATATACAGTGcatgacacacagtaggtgccatataaatgctcACTATTTTATTTCATGTTGACTAT
This sequence is a window from Sminthopsis crassicaudata isolate SCR6 chromosome 1, ASM4859323v1, whole genome shotgun sequence. Protein-coding genes within it:
- the LOC141556718 gene encoding uncharacterized protein LOC141556718 isoform X3, which gives rise to MLHPEGLRSCPPEREIRLETKERTAELSLFVEGILKPRFISHGPANFIWKEICDTHEKILVSEKSYEHNQSGKTFRERAALPRHLQRIYTGEKPYKCNQCGKAYKKKETVIVHQRIHTGEKPYECNLCGKAFTQKRVLTKHERIHTGEKPYKCNQCGKAFAERGALTGHQRIHTGEKPYECNLCGKAFAERGALTGHQKIHTGEKSYKCNQCGKAFRERGNLLVHQRIHTGEKPYKCNHCGKSFRKKDTLIVHQRIHTGEKPYKCNQCGKSFRKKEALIVHQRIHTGEKPYTCNQCGKTFRKKEYLILHQEIHTGEKPYTCNQCGKTFRKRRGLIVHQRIHTGESPYECNQCEKTFIYKSSLAVHQRVHTGEKPYKCNQCEKTFLYKSSLSIHQRIHTGEKPYECNQCGKTFRKKGCLIIHQRVHTGEKPYKCNQCGKAFKQRVSLTRHQRLHIGEKPYKCNQCEKAFTKRAALTGHRRIHTGEKSNECKEYGKGLI
- the LOC141556718 gene encoding uncharacterized protein LOC141556718 isoform X2 — encoded protein: MGPGSLRPPQVLVTFRDVAVDFTQEEWGLLDLPQKELYKGVMLENARNLLSLGLPVPREDVISYFEQREVPWMLHPEGLRSCPPEREIRLETKERTAELSLFVEGILKPRFISHGPANFIWKEICDTHEKILVSEKSYEHNQSGKTFRERAALPRHLQRIYTGEKPYKCNQCGKAYKKKETVIVHQRIHTGEKPYECNLCGKAFTQKRVLTKHERIHTGEKPYKCNQCGKAFAERGALTGHQRIHTGEKPYECNLCGKAFAERGALTGHQKIHTGEKSYKCNQCGKAFRERGNLLVHQRIHTGEKPYKCNHCGKSFRKKDTLIVHQRIHTGEKPYKCNQCGKSFRKKEALIVHQRIHTGEKPYTCNQCGKTFRKKEYLILHQEIHTGEKPYTCNQCGKTFRKRRGLIVHQRIHTGESPYECNQCEKTFIYKSSLAVHQRVHTGEKPYKCNQCEKTFLYKSSLSIHQRIHTGEKPYECNQCGKTFRKKGCLIIHQRVHTGEKPYKCNQCGKAFKQRVSLTRHQRLHIGEKPYKCNQCEKAFTKRAALTGHRRIHTGEKSNECKEYGKGLI
- the LOC141556718 gene encoding uncharacterized protein LOC141556718 isoform X1, which produces MRRKWKGEPKGTNPGLWEEELWERTSLRVPAQGLQGQVPPQRARRPPSSSRLSGPLEHCCLSGACDLPARTSVGPSCLPDPPPPSLAPLLCEPSEVSPSLDFVSNFQRSLQPEGMGPGSLRPPQVLVTFRDVAVDFTQEEWGLLDLPQKELYKGVMLENARNLLSLGLPVPREDVISYFEQREVPWMLHPEGLRSCPPEREIRLETKERTAELSLFVEGILKPRFISHGPANFIWKEICDTHEKILVSEKSYEHNQSGKTFRERAALPRHLQRIYTGEKPYKCNQCGKAYKKKETVIVHQRIHTGEKPYECNLCGKAFTQKRVLTKHERIHTGEKPYKCNQCGKAFAERGALTGHQRIHTGEKPYECNLCGKAFAERGALTGHQKIHTGEKSYKCNQCGKAFRERGNLLVHQRIHTGEKPYKCNHCGKSFRKKDTLIVHQRIHTGEKPYKCNQCGKSFRKKEALIVHQRIHTGEKPYTCNQCGKTFRKKEYLILHQEIHTGEKPYTCNQCGKTFRKRRGLIVHQRIHTGESPYECNQCEKTFIYKSSLAVHQRVHTGEKPYKCNQCEKTFLYKSSLSIHQRIHTGEKPYECNQCGKTFRKKGCLIIHQRVHTGEKPYKCNQCGKAFKQRVSLTRHQRLHIGEKPYKCNQCEKAFTKRAALTGHRRIHTGEKSNECKEYGKGLI